From the Plasmodium vivax chromosome 5, whole genome shotgun sequence genome, one window contains:
- a CDS encoding hypothetical protein (encoded by transcript PVX_088875A), with product MKVGELGKHWFVKPKTHFSDVHGRKCACLDRWNGNVAQLELSTKSGSRITGENQSDITTGDETDNGATNNFAPNSGIFKSPLCDASNEVGKKTVKRHSSKVNTLQKDGFTKKHPPTEGTTPDNTATYAKNTEKDPLSIFKTESDKILEHIKKWKMKRSVFSKKVHMPDDVGGWKAPSPGVKEVSPNYSNLLRDKKRKKKKTDMCGTLQKKFDNFNSGERAHGNYTNGEKNDSPKNEAHIKGKTAEGGTSHTMATSYNDKVKKNYLKSEEIRFSQKGSCNFNQLGESHIVSGLTMERKLTIPTNIPNTEGLYQNEQINQRKKRKIDTQSNRNALISRTGNCKEVLSSLAALRLKDGSENDAPHSSQIRINQVNCADLPKGHNKDAAFKSDLKWENYIPTSKSADKKGSAKSAKHSHNFYEADGRKANAKGFSTPPNNLNNAKKVTKIGNSQNVHHSATEMLNSGERAIAKRSIQNERRESKTVKSENKKALTDRKVKCELGKSSPHSPEEAAKETPRINQTKYMDNCAITTEKKRGDETSRKTTTRMTHLGETPKSNLEKRPNHNTNLRNEENTFGEANSTKRGIPNGLINLPKTNMLTRSNRTNESEQMGQIKQMANTCKTACFTNKNVHEKTREKNNQREMNKAKPTINDTAVQPFWDEKKKLGERKNARQPPSKSTQMDTNKNTKMIFSSSITEAPIYNQHGTNLKVPEGMTDGHNHASGEPEIFSHENHSPCSSGRTGYASSVSSPGNNSSECPLMDEGRKETRSPKRSNYKSQESLLYELIHTKDNKRRIKQFIEQSEGKQNACKIFCSEDPPNKSGTIEANTNAVNVKTTRMNAPPGNCPNEVAPNDQQDKSQKSTSNGQKDHLRKSHETLLYELINANDNKRRIKQFIEKSEQLEKEDQHAGGKFSTHICSTGRSTNKVKPPNEIADQFTSGRKTPQEGDAQKKGQQIGTPVERCPNRGEKEKRIHLSASGQIKRHGGNQERRREGEHERKHESLLYELLNKKDNREKIINFLKRSSGQESSPRFRETVKIMPRRLEAPPPLPSHSSSAKAPTAKCILPKWKFTRACKTVASKNAPKYPILRKYHNTYASQNKMKAVATKTQSAKEIKQTESSTANEKIRNGYKLMANKKGETKLPHVQSFDAPQQVSSRNPLDRDTNKGKDTQRRQIITPKRGERDYLTSAKLKSGTTKHHLPKRPKGITIKPVHVKDKNESKKNIHSNTLTIKKSVDNRPIKRTHAEAASKGPVPSHVQKGQSKMENSHRTATIQVKVKKCPSIQQAIPSQSEQKTKGEVPQEQKNSKEVAEKTLQRDKKQSVQKGTIKKDHTKHKVSTTTGRGEKKRKLLSSAEVNTRVKARKLQIDMIPKKISKKLIYTNWGDKFEQNGQSGTNEEGEIVNCSSNVKVATCRGTTPSVVNPLKKLNTECTHILLGKISKTHFTNAKEEATFCMFNKDAQNNSPNKETQMSFSLYVSTPIVNPPVGQHLFRALSNRMHNLLTTAHLNEVLPFDELKKKKLAKKQDSISHEGEYTYPSSAAEAITKMKTMLSIHFYKTEWTNCVKKWTTMTVQYLEIYHWSGKKSNRVVMHRQTICLNRVEEVKLMHPVKLHLANVDASTKEECKEPSTWLQAEVQSNQYTTGRVKNEDFNVESMGWENQISHRTIFLTDLLLKCTINRIIMSREEGKEGKKKEQLKWSHYLAAAGSTKPTCTQRTIPNRTFTAGSMKPIGGRHLCTWELPRIGKNIPFEESKRKIAPAKCSVMDYQITTLDMDNKLASDKAQTKEMCANVERKRNKLVLAKRKNYELGGVIPLVQEETDARITTQGGLPHVDDEKGRMACLTDGNIKDTKKDVPTIKRIIREGFAEGKGTLIIEDLKKGSQQIETGTPVQLRSGIPFELQNGDQVQLQSGNPVQLQNGDPTQLPHSNDKRTTNQTTQPPSGDIEKEIFTIKQLIKEILTEMKNGLVKEAKTKKSKNSKREKSRLKEVNRNAGIKNVNKRGSKQKKGKDIFIEKVKEKDINVTASVRRMEPSSLEVERVMNALEKGCVMGISIEEYVESSTREVTSVSDVSGESEVLVGAELSGADDAMMLEDVLFRNYVIVGQAVSDETVATMVEGVHDQGNVMLMENASGHLDVVVVDDASREILPMMVEEASRESFPMMEDEDREIFPMMDNVGRESFPMMVEDDGRDILPMMVEEASMEIFPMIEDASGEILPMMVEDVCGEIFPMLVNTPCQTAAPPVDDRQRQIEVADPVDELISELEDDEPSGENKEEDTPCRDAKREEIRQEIKKLIEMVKELKREYTKEMQKDCSQNDREKEKWMITYSGEENGKTQMIDLPFAEEGAMLEDSPTDILTFQMEGEKTEKEFQNGMIKDREGEESYQPDMNKIATTPPEQINLKQKKKSCNDLDIAQGDNATTHSSRQACTKKKNRFNERVKLKLMMRESLKMGNSNEAKMKERKEKEKLKQIIKDILNAETIRRFLNDRAAENDLHEDPRRSSPHVRAEGECVNVCGVNPLGANPPSQNAQKFQLGEDICDKVDLRTPNDACGERPVKGKESAKEEIPNDYSSAKLERSEKIKKLMSSKRVTLNENLAMKRAFFNARKKPSRENIADDFFC from the exons ATGAAGGTAGGTGAACTAGGCAAACATTGGTTTGTTAAACctaaaacacatttttccGATGTGCATGGCAGAAAGTGTGCATGTTTGGACAGATGGAATGGCAATGTAGCTCAATTGGAACTTTCAACGAAGAGCGGCTCCAGAATAACCGGAGAAAACCAAAGCGACATCACCACTGGTGATGAAACTGATAATGGGGCCACTAACAACTTCGCTCCGAATAGCggcatttttaaaagccCTCTTTGTGACGCATCAAAcgaggtgggaaaaaaaacggtgaAAAGACACTCCTCCAAAGTGAATACCTTACAAAAAGACGGCTTCACAAAAAAGCACCCCCCCACCGAGGGAACCACACCAGATAACACCGCTACCTACGCGAAAAACACAGAGAAAGACCCcttgtccatttttaaaaccgAATCggataaaattttagaacacattaaaaaatggaaaatgaagagatcGGTCTTTTCCAAAAAGGTTCACATGCCTGACGATGTCGGCGGTTGGAAGGCCCCTTCTCCAGGCGTGAAGGAAGTCTCCCCAAATTATTCGAACCTCCTtagggacaaaaaaagaaagaaaaaaaaaacagatatGTGTGGaacattgcaaaaaaaattcgacaaCTTCAATAGTGGTGAGCGGGCCCATGGCAACTATAcgaatggtgaaaaaaatgactctCCAAAAAATGAGGCACACATTAAAGGCAAGACAGCTGAAGGGGGAACATCCCATACAATGGCAACCTCCTATAAtgataaggtaaaaaaaaactatctAAAAAGCGAAGAAATTCGTTTCAGTCAAAAGGGATCTTGTAATTTCAACCAGCTGGGGGAGTCCCACATTGTAAGTGGCCTCACCATGGAGCGAAAACTGACCATCCCTACAAACATACCTAACACAGAAGGGTTATACCAGAACGAGCAAATTAACCAACgtaagaagagaaaaattgaCACCCAAAGTAACAGAAATGCATTAATTAGCAGAACGGGCAACTGCAAAGAAGTGTTGAGTAGCCTTGCCGCTTTACGTCTGAAGGACGGCTCAGAAAATGACGCCCCTCATTCGAGCCAAATAAGGATCAATCAAGTGAACTGTGCCGACCTACCCAAAGGGCATAACAAAGACGCAGCTTTTAAAAGCGatttaaaatgggaaaattatATTCCAACTAGCAAAAGTGCAGACAAAAAAGGATCTGCTAAGTCAGCAAAGCATAGCCATAACTTTTACGAAGCGGATGGACGAAAAGCAAACGCTAAAGGGTTCTCCACCCCACCTAACAATCTAAACAATGCCAAAAAGGTTACCAAAATAGGCAATTCACAAAATGTTCATCATAGCGCTACCGAAATGTTAAACTCGGGAGAACGCGCCATTGCAAAGAGAAGCATACAGAATGAACGTAGAGAATCCAAAACtgtaaaaagtgaaaataaaaaagcccTAACCGATCGGAAGGTGAAATGCGAGCTAGGAAAAAGTAGCCCTCACTCACCAGAAGAAGCTGCTAAGGAGACCCCACGAATCAAtcaaacaaaatatatggaCAACTGTGCCATTACTACAGagaaaaagaggggggacGAAACATCCAGAAAAACCACAACTCGTATGACCCACTTAGGGGAGACACCTAAGtccaatttggaaaaaagacCCAATCATAATACCAATCTAAGAAACGAGGAAAACACCTTCGGAGAGGCCAACtcaacaaaaaggggaatccCCAACGGGTTAATCAACTTGCCTAAAACGAACATGCTAACCCGATCAAATAGGACAAACGAATCAGAACAAATGGGACAAATTAAACAAATGGCTAACACATGCAAAACGGCATGTTttactaataaaaatgtacatgaaaaaacgcgggaaaaaaataaccaaagGGAGATGAACAAAGCGAAGCCTACAATAAATGACACAGCCGTCCAACCCTTTTgggatgaaaagaaaaaattaggggaaaggaaaaacgcaCGTCAACCACCAAGCAAGTCAACCCAAATGGACACCaataaaaacacaaaaatgatttttagCTCCAGCATTACAGAAGCACCAATTTATAACCAGCATGGCACAAATTTAAAGGTGCCTGAAGGAATGACGGATGGGCACAACCATGCCAGTGGAGAGCCAGAAATTTTTTCGCATGAGAACCATTCACCATGTAGCAGCGGAAGGACAGGATATGCAAGCTCCGTGTCATCACCCGGGAACAATTCTAGTGAGTGTCCCCTCATGGACGAAGGAAGAAAGGAGACACGCTCGCCGAAACGTTCAAATTATAAAAGCCAGGAAAGTCTCCTATACGAACTGATACACACAAAAGACAATAAAAGGAGAATTAAACAATTTATTGAGCAATCtgaggggaaacaaaacgcatgcaaaattttttgcagCGAAGATCCTCCGAATAAAAGTGGAACAATTGAAGCAAACACTAACGCTGTCAATGTGAAGACAACTCGGATGAATGCCCCTCCGGGGAACTGTCCCAACGAAGTGGCACCAAATGACCAGCAAGACAAATCGCAGAAAAGCACTTCAAATGGTCAAAAAGACCACCTAAGAAAAAGCCACGAAACTTTGCTATACGAATTAATCAACGCGAATGATAACAAAAGGAGGATTAAACAGTTTATTGAAAAATCAGAGCAGCTGGAAAAGGAAGACCAACACGCAGGTGGTAAATTTTCCACCCATATATGCAGTACAGGTAGGAGCACCAATAAGGTAAAGCCACCTAACGAGATAGCCGACCAATTTACTAGTGGTAGGAAGACTCCCCAGGAAGGCGACGCTCAAAAGAAGGGCCAACAGATAGGTACACCCGTCGAAAGGTGTCCCAACCggggcgaaaaggaaaaacgtaTCCATTTATCCGCATCGGGACAAATTAAACGCCACGGAGGGAACCAGGAAAGACGCCGCGAAGGGGAGCACGAACGGAAGCACGAAAGTCTGCTGTACGAACTGCtaaacaaaaaggataacagagagaaaattataaatttcctGAAACGGTCTAGCGGACAAGAGAGCAGTCCCCGGTTCAGGGAAACCGTTAAAATTATGCCACGCAGATTGGAGGCCCCACCTCCATTGCCCTCCCATTCAAGCAGTGCAAAGGCACCTACGGCGAAATGTATTCTGCCCAAATGGAAATTCACTCGAGCATGCAAAACAGTGGCAAGCAAAAACGCTCCAAAGTACCCAATTTTGAGAAAGTACCACAATACATATGCATCtcagaacaaaatgaaggcagTGGCGACTAAAACGCAAAGTGCGAAAGAAATTAAGCAAACAGAGAGCAGCACagcgaatgaaaaaattagaaatgGATACAAATTGatggcaaataaaaaaggggagacaaAACTGCCTCATGTGCAAAGCTTTGATGCACCACAGCAGGTAAGCAGTAGGAACCCCCTCGATAGAGACACCAACAAAGGGAAGGATACCCAGAGGAGGCAAATTATTACAccaaaaagaggagaaaggGACTATTTAACTTCCGCGAAATTGAAAAGTGGGACCACCAAACATCACCTTCCGAAACGTCCCAAAGGTATAACTATCAAACCAGTCCATGTGaaagacaaaaatgaaagcaagaaaaatattcattctAACACCTTGACCATTAAAAAGAGTGTGGACAACAGACCAATCAAACGCACACATGCAGAAGCTGCGTCGAAAGGACCTGTCCCTTCGCACGTGCAAAAAGGCCAAtccaaaatggagaacaGTCATAGAACAGCTACCATCCAggtaaaagtaaaaaaatgtcccTCCATTCAGCAGGCTATCCCTAGTCAAAGTGAGCAAAAAACGAAAGGGGAAGTTCCAcaggaacaaaaaaacagcaaagaAGTCGCAGAAAAAACACTTCAAAGGgacaaaaaacaaagtgtCCAAAAAGGAACCATAAAAAAGGACCATACTAAACATAAAGTTAGCACCACCACAGgtagaggggaaaaaaaaagaaagttaCTCTCTAGCGCAGAAGTTAACACAAGGGTTAAAGCAAGGAAGCTGCAAATCGATATGATTCCCAAGAAAATcagcaaaaaattgatatacACAAACTGGGGGGACAAATTTGAGCAGAATGGCCAAAGTGGCACTaatgaagaaggggaaatagTTAACTGTTCTTCTAATGTGAAAGTAGCGACCTGCAGAGGAACGACCCCCTCAGTGGTGAACCCACTTAAAAAGCTAAATACAGAATGTACCCATATATTACTAGGAAAGATAAGCAAAACACACTTCACCAATGCAAAGGAAGAGGCCACATTTTGCATGTTTAACAAAGACGCCCAAAACAATTCCCCCAATAAAGAAACCCAAATGAGCTTCTCCCTTTACGTAAGCACACCTATTGTGAACCCTCCTGTGGGACAACACCTCTTTAGGGCACTCTCGAACAGGATGCACAACCTGCTAACCACTGCTCACCTGAACGAAGTCCTCCCCTttgatgaattaaaaaagaaaaaactagCAAAAAAACAGGACAGTATATCACATGAAGGGGAATATACCTATCCCTCATCAGCAGCAGAAGCaatcacaaaaatgaaaacaatgCTTTCCATTCATTTCTACAAAACGGAATGGACCAactgtgtaaaaaaatggaccacCATGACGGTTCAATATTTAGAGATCTACCACTGGAGTGGTAAGAAGTCTAACCGGGTGGTGATGCACAGGCAAACAATTTGCCTTAACAGGGTGGAAGAGGTCAAACTAATGCACCCAGTGAAACTGCACCTAGCAAACGTAGACGCTTCTACAAAGGAAGAATGCAAAGAACCTTCAACATGGCTTCAAGCAGAAGTGCAATCGAATCAATACACTACAGGGAGAGTAAAAAACGAAGACTTTAATGTGGAGAGCATGGGATGGGAAAATCAAATTTCCCACAGAACGATATTCCTTACAGATCTGCTTCTAAAATGTACCATAAACAGGATTATCATGTCAAGagaagaggggaaagaaggaaaaaaaaaagagcaactCAAATGGTCACACTACCTAGCCGCAGCAGGATCAACAAAACCGACTTGCACGCAGAGGACCATACCAAACAGAACCTTCACTGCAGGTTCAATGAAACCCATCGGAGGTAGACACCTATGCACATGGGAACTTCCCAGAATAGGGAAAAACATCCCATTTGAAGaatcaaaaaggaagataGCTCCTGCAAAATGTAGTGTAATGGATTATCAAATTACAACACTCGATATGGACAATAAGCTTGCTTCAGATAAGGCCCAGACAAAAGAGATGTGCGCTAACgtagaaagaaaaagaaataagcTTGTGTtggcgaaaagaaaaaattatgaactgGGGGGTGTTATTCCCCTGGTGCAGGAAGAGACAGACGCGCGAATCACAACGCAGGGGGGGTTGCCCCATGTTGATGATGAAAAAGGCAGAATGGCATGCCTCACAGACGGGAATATAAAAGATACGAAAAAAGATGTACCTACCATAAAAAGGATTATACGTGAAGGATTCGCTGAAGGTAAAGGAACGCTAATAATTGAAGACCTAAAAAAGGGATCTCAACAAATAGAAACTGGGACCCCGGTTCAGTTACGAAGTGGGATCCCATTCGagttgcaaaatggggaccaGGTTCAGTTACAAAGTGGGAACCCAGTTCAgttacaaaatggggacccAACTCAGCTACCACACTCGAACGATAAAAGAACCACAAACCAAACCACGCAACCACCCAGCGGAGACATCGAAAAAGAGATATTCACAATCAAACAACTAATTAAGGAAATTCTcacagaaatgaaaaacggACTTgtaaaagaagcgaaaacgAAGAAATCGAAAAATTCCAAGAGGGAAAAATCGAGGCTTAAAGAAGTTAACAGAAATGCAGGCATCAAAAACGTCAATAAAAGGGGTTcaaaacagaaaaagggaaaggacaTCTTCATTGAAAAGGTAAAAGAGAAAGACATAAATGTTACTGCCTCAGTTCGCAGAATGGAACCTTCCAGTTTGGAAGTGGAACGCGTAATGAATGCGCTGGAAAAGGGCTGTGTAATGGGGATATCAATCGAGGAATATGTAGAATCGTCTACTCGTGAAGTTACATCAGTGTCGGATGTAAGCGGGGAAAGTGAAGTCCTGGTGGGAGCTGAGTTAAGTGGCGCTGACGACGCCATGATGCTGGAAGATGTGCTTTTCCGAAACTATGTTATTGTGGGACAGGCTGTTAGTGACGAAACCGTCGCTACGATGGTGGAGGGCGTACACGACCAAGGCAATGTTATGCTGATGGAAAATGCAAGTGGGCACTTGGACGTCGTGGTGGTGGACGACGCAAGTAGGGAAATTCTCCCAATGATGGTGGAGGAAGCAAGTAGGGAAAGTTTCCCCATGATGGAGGATGAAGATAGAGAAATTTTCCCCATGATGGATAACGTAGGTAGGGAAAGTTTCCCCATGATGGTAGAAGACGATGGTAGGGATATTCTCCCCATGATGGTGGAGGAAGCAAGTATGGAAATCTTCCCCATGATCGAGGACGCAAGTGGGGAAATCCTCCCCATGATGGTGGAGGATGTATGTGGCGAAATCTTCCCCATGCTGGTAAATACACCCTGTCAAactgccgctcccccagTGGACGATCGGCAGCGCCAAATCGAAGTGGCAGACCCCGTGGATGAGCTCATCAGCGAGTTGGAGGACGACGAACCAAGCGGCGAAAACAAAGAGGAAGATACACCTTGTAGGGATGCAAAACGGGAAGAAATACGacaagaaattaaaaagttaattgAAATGGTAAAAGAGCTCAAACGAGAATATACGaaagaaatgcaaaaggattgttcacaaaatgatagggaaaaggaaaaatggatGATAACATACTCGGGTGAGGAGAATGGGAAGACACAAATGATAGACCTTCCCTTTGCCGAGGAAGGGGCCATGTTAGAAGACTCACCAACTGACATTTTAACCTTTCAAATGGAGGgcgaaaaaacagaaaaggaatttcaaaatgggatGATAAAAGAtcgcgaaggggaagagtCTTACCAACCGgatatgaacaaaatagCAACCACACCGCCTGAACAAATAAACctaaaacaaaagaaaaaaagttgcaacGATTTGGACATTGCCCAGGGGGATAACGCCACTACACACTCTTCAAGGCAAGCatgtaccaaaaaaaaaaacagattcAACGAAAGGGTTAAACTAAAACTGATGATGCGAGAGAGCCTTAAAATGGGCAATTCGAAcgaggcaaaaatgaaggagaggaaagaaaaagaaaaactgaagcaaattataaaagataTTTTAAACGCGGAAACGATTAGGAGATTTCTTAACGATCGGGCTGCTGAAAATGATTTACACGAGGACCCAAGGAGAAGCTCGCCTCATGTGAGAGCAGAAGGGGAGTGTGTGAACGTGTGCG GTGTAAATCCCTTAGGCGCTAACCCCCCCTCGCAAAATGCTCAAAAATTCCAACTCGGCGAGGACATTTGTGACAAAGTCGACCTGCGCACCCCAAACGATGCCTGCGGTGAGAGACCcgtgaaggggaaagaaagcGCAAAGGAAGAAATACCAAATGACTATTCCAGCGCAAAATTagaaagaagcgaaaaaataaagaaactTATGAGCAGCAAAAGGGTGACATTAAACGAAAATTTAGCCATGAAAAGAGCATTTTTCAATGCGCGGAAAAAGCCCAGCAGGGAAAACATTGCCGATGATTTCTTCTGTTAA
- a CDS encoding hypothetical protein, conserved (encoded by transcript PVX_088880A) has product METSASTKNPEDTQSNNDDKDTNKYAEQREENHDAMKESDTTTLEEEKVLKYQKNQFGIRLYDNDLKYSDDIQTIIKKVINDKNVHFFKKYSSFLLYLSNEVEYIDIDDRSKLLKKEANDENTKVFFKIQLTPQNMSIIYNILDKKMIEKILSLCENKYKKSKTSIGYATDKQENYKITDSSNRTSSTVFLYTIRNRSMIEQNQVDNESSIVYTKDESIMDLENTICNLVKIPLCYLEPLAIVKYEKNNYFNVHHDGTFRRATLLIYLNDVDQDGETIFPHYNLSIKPIQGSGIFWYNNIPVEEEYAITYCVNKMNEIYEQERFKSAQNVEGVNPSAGQSAPSASTASAAAPTPPIAPAQLHPMEENQSAACPSSKCTSTSANLITTNLNTTNLSSSGDELSTTYKNPINKTVDLINFLKDKSNLEKYSIDIINDELGNMYIADMTMLHKANKVSDEYKYVINCFFNINIVRNV; this is encoded by the coding sequence ATGGAGACCAGCGCAAGCACGAAGAACCCCGAGGACACGCAAAGCAACAACGACGACAAGGACACGAACAAGTACGCAGAGCAGAGGGAAGAAAACCACGACGCTATGAAGGAGAGTGACACCACCAcgctggaggaggaaaaggtcTTGAAGTATCAAAAGAACCAATTCGGGATCAGACTGTACGATAACGACCTGAAGTACAGTGACGACATTCAGACgatcataaaaaaagtgattaACGATAAgaatgtccatttttttaaaaagtactCCTCCTTCCTCCTGTACCTGAGCAACGAAGTGGAGTACATCGACATTGATGATCGGAGCAAGCTACTGAAGAAGGAAGCCAATGATGAAAACACCAAggtgttttttaaaattcagcTGACTCCACAAAATATGAGCATTATTTATAACATCctagacaaaaaaatgatagaaaAAATTCTATCCCtatgtgaaaataaatacaaaaagagcaaaacgtCCATCGGGTATGCAACAGATAAACAGgagaattacaaaataaCCGATTCGTCTAATAGAACAAGCTCCACAGTCTTCCTATACACCATTAGGAACCGCTCAATGATTGAGCAAAACCAAGTGGACAACGAAAGCTCCATCGTCTACACAAAGGATGAAAGTATTATGGACCTAGAAAACACCATCTGCAATTTGGTCAAAATACCCCTATGCTACTTGGAACCCCTAGCCATTGTAaaatatgagaaaaataacTATTTCAATGTGCACCATGATGGGACCTTTAGGAGGGCTACTCTCTTAATATACCTCAACGACGTAGACCAAGATGGGGAAACCATTTTCCCTCATTATAATTTATCCATCAAGCCCATTCAAGGGTCCGGTATTTTCTGGTACAACAACATCCCCGTGGAGGAGGAGTACGCCATTACCTACTGcgtaaacaaaatgaacgaaattTACGAGCAGGAAAGATTTAAGTCGGCTCAAAATGTGGAAGGTGTGAATCCCTCCGCTGGGCAATCTGCACCATCCGCATCAACCGCATCAGCCGCAGCACCCACACCGCCAATCGCACCTGCTCAATTACACCCCATGGAAGAAAACCAGAGTGCCGCCTGCCCCTCGTCCAAATGTACCTCCACCTCGGCAAACCTCATCACCACAAATCTGAACACAACAAATTTGAGCTCATCCGGAGATGAACTCTCCACTACGTACAAAAATCCGATCAACAAAACAGTGGACCTAATCAATTTCTTGAAGGACAAATCTAACttagaaaaatattccaTCGATATTATAAATGACGAACTGGGAAACATGTACATCGCCGACATGACTATGCTGCATAAGGCCAACAAAGTTTCAgatgaatataaatatgtgatcaattgtttttttaatattaacataGTTAGGAATGTATAA
- a CDS encoding U6 snRNA-associated Sm-like protein LSm8, putative (encoded by transcript PVX_088885A) codes for MTSINIESYLENEILVITNDSRIFTGKLKGFDQTTNIILGNCYERIYKESLEKISLGLYIIRGDTVTLIGEIDEDVDKNILHHKIKPETLKPIVH; via the exons ATGACGTCTATAAACATCGAATCGTACTTAGAAA ACGAAATATTAGTCATAACGAATGATAGTCGAATTTTTACCGGCAAACTGAAAGGCTTCGACCAGACGACCAACATCATCCTTGGCAATTGCTACGAGAGGATTTACAAAGAGTCGCTGGAGAAAATCAGCTTGGGCCTGTACATCATACGAGGGGACACCGT AACCCTAATTGGCGAGATCGACGAGGATGTCGATAAGAACATTCTACACCACAAGATAAAACCAGAGACGTTGAAACCG ATCGTACATTAA
- a CDS encoding prohibitin, putative (encoded by transcript PVX_088890A) produces MEKLLSSIGRLSVVAGGLSLIPYTFIYDVDGGERCVMFNRFGGVSENTYGEGSHFYIPWFQTPYIYDIKMKPKVINTTTGTRDLQIVTLSLRLLFRPHTKQLPYLHSTLGPDYDERVLPSIGNEVLKAVVAKYNAESLLTQRDKISKEIRESITARAKHFNILLDDVAITHLSYGKEFAKAIEDKQVAQQESERVKFIVAKTEQEKIAAVIKAQGEAEAAKLISSAVKEYGNSLLEIRKLEAAKEIAENLSKSKNVTYLPASSNILLNPKNF; encoded by the coding sequence atggaaaaacttCTGTCGTCCATCGGCCGGCTGAGCGTAGTAGCGGGGGGGCTGAGCTTAATCCCGTACACTTTCATTTACGACGTAGATGGAGGCGAAAGGTGCGTGATGTTTAATCGGTTTGGAGGAGTTAGCGAAAATACCTACGGAGAAGGAAGCCACTTCTACATCCCATGGTTCCAAACCCCATACATATatgacataaaaatgaagcccAAGGTGATAAACACGACGACGGGAACGAGGGACCTACAGATTGTTACCCTTAGTTTGAGGCTTCTCTTTAGACCACACACGAAGCAATTGCCCTACTTACATAGTACCCTGGGGCCCGACTACGATGAGCGTGTGTTGCCGTCCATAGGGAATGAAGTGCTAAAGGCAGTTGTTGCAAAGTACAATGCAGAATCACTTCTAACCCAGAGAGATAAAATTTCTAAAGAAATAAGGGAAAGCATCACAGCACGAGCCAAACATTTTAACATTCTGTTGGACGATGTAGCCATTACACACCTCAGTTATGGGAAAGAATTTGCAAAGGCGATTGAAGATAAGCAGGTGGCTCAGCAAGAAAGTGAGCGAGTGAAATTTATTGTAGCTAAAACGGAACAGGAGAAAATAGCAGCTGTTATTAAAGCgcagggagaagcggaggcAGCCAAGTTAATTTCCTCAGCTGTTAAAGAGTATGGAAATAGTCTGCTTGAAATTAGAAAGTTAGAAGCTGCCAAAGAAATAGCCGAGAATTTAAGTAAGTCCAAAAATGTTACTTATTTGCCAGCTAGCTCTAATATTTTACTGAACCCGAAAAATTTTtag